The Neoarius graeffei isolate fNeoGra1 chromosome 12, fNeoGra1.pri, whole genome shotgun sequence genome window below encodes:
- the LOC132895116 gene encoding aurora kinase B-like, with protein sequence MDLAARVRSSKELKIQKAESEKVLSNRPKRVPVTQSCHKPAQTPSHTSVLGVSQGPQRVPRPRSEQTNPCSGEQNTNPAQIQPKPQPAESQSIPAHTAAECVEPTEPKQDKENSKPANETTKASNTEQTPWTLENFDIGRALGKGKFGSVYLARERQTKFILALKVLFKKQLEKAGVVHQLRREVEIQSHLRHPNILRLYGYFHDSARVYLILEFAPKGELYGELQRCKTFDDQRSATYIMELADALYYCHSKKVIHRDIKPENLLLGANGELKIADFGWSVHTPSSRRSTLCGTLDYLPPEMIEGKTHDEKVDLWSLGVLCYEFLVGNPPFETKSHEETYRKISRVEFSYPSHVSEGARDLINRLLKHNPMHRLPIQGVLTHHWVVENSTKNPTTFTRATKESP encoded by the exons ATGGATCTTGCTGCTAGGGTTAGATCATCTAAGGAACTGAAGATTCAGAAAGCAGAGAGTGAAaag GTTTTAAGCAACAGGCCAAAGAGGGTTCCCGTGACGCAGAGCTGCCATAAACCGGCACAGACACCGAGCCACACGTCTGTGCTTGGTGTTTCTCAGGGTCCACAGCGTGTCCCGAGGCCTCGGAGTGAACAGACAAACCCATGCAGCGGAGAGCAGAATACTAACCCTGCTCAGATTCAACCCAAACCCCAACCAGCAGAGAGTCAGTCCATACCTGCTCACACTGCCGCAGAGTGTGTTGAACCCACAGAGCCCAAGCAGGATAAGGAGAACT caaaaCCTGCCAATGAGACAACCAAGGCATCCAACACTGAGCA GACGCCATGGACTCTGGAGAACTTTGACATCGGCAGGGCTCTCGGGAAGGGCAAGTTTGGAAGCGTGTACTTggccagagagagacagaccaagTTCATCCTGGCCCTGAAGGTGCTTTTTAAGAAGCAGCTGGAGAAAGCTGGCGTGGTGCACCAGCTGAGGAGAGAGGTGGAGATCCAGTCACATCTCAG GCATCCCAACATCCTGCGCCTGTACGGCTACTTCCACGACTCCGCCCGAGTCTACCTCATCCTGGAGTTTGCTCCTAAAGGAGAGCTGTATGGAGAACTGCAGCGCTGCAAGACGTTTGATGATCAGCGCAGTgctacg tataTAATGGAGCTCGCTGATGCTCTGTACTACTGCCATTCAAAGAAAGTCATTCACCGAGACATTAAACCTGAGAATCTGTTATTGGGAGCAAATGGTGAACTGAAGATTGCAGATTTTGGGTGGTCTGTCCACACTCCATCCTCGAG GAGGTCTACGCTATGCGGCACGCTTGACTATCTTCCTCCAGAGATGATCGAGGGCAAAACCCACGATGAGAAAGTGGACCTCTGGAGCCTGGGTGTTCTCTGTTATGAGTTTCTGGTCGGGAATCCTCCTTTTGAGACGAAGAGCCATGAAGAAACGTACCGTAAAATCTCCAGG GTTGAGTTCAGTTATCCGTCCCACGTGAGCGAGGGTGCTAGAGATCTGATCAACAGGCTGTTGAAACACAACCCGATGCACCGACTTCCCATCCAAGGAGTCCTGACTCATCACTGGGTTGTGGAAAACTCCACCAAGAATCCGACTACTTTCACTCGAGCCACTAAAGAGTCTCCGTGA